Proteins encoded in a region of the Saccharothrix ecbatanensis genome:
- a CDS encoding AMP-binding protein, whose amino-acid sequence MLTTSASNISDLVRASAHRGPKHVALVDVTASGDRSTPETHTWAEFDAAVDGEAHRLAQAGVEPGDRVVVRLPAGVAYCVAVFGVLRAGGVLVPAGPGQPTRELQRLVADSGAKLLVGDGGGADVEVLPAPTMEPGEEFPAIGSGEDLAVLGYTSGTSGTPRGAMLSHRALLANVRQCASLRPAPVTPGDRVLLALPLFHVYGLGPGLLQVAGAGATAVLLERFDPDAALTAIREHRVTTVVGVPPMYAAILARPVDRLREDLATVRLFTSGAAPLAAGLLDAMREAVGLPVYEGYGLTETGPVLTTTLAGGVPKGGSVGRALPGVEVRLVDTDGRPLDQDEDEPGTGLVAAKGDNLFSGYWPDGAHGPDADGWFRTGDVGYVDEDGDLHLVDRANDLIIVNGFNVYPHEVEQVLAELDGVAEAAAVGVPDARTGETVKVVVVPVEGAEVTEEAVKDHCAGRLAKFKVPTVVEFATTLPHSPTGKLARSRLRQPLA is encoded by the coding sequence ATGTTGACCACTTCCGCAAGCAACATCTCCGACCTGGTTCGCGCATCCGCGCACCGTGGACCCAAGCACGTCGCACTGGTCGATGTCACGGCCTCCGGCGATCGGAGCACACCGGAGACCCACACCTGGGCCGAGTTCGACGCGGCCGTGGACGGCGAGGCGCACCGGTTGGCGCAGGCGGGCGTCGAGCCCGGTGACCGGGTGGTCGTGCGGCTGCCGGCCGGTGTCGCGTACTGCGTCGCGGTGTTCGGCGTCCTGCGCGCCGGTGGTGTCCTGGTGCCCGCCGGACCGGGCCAGCCGACCCGTGAGCTGCAAAGACTGGTCGCGGACAGCGGCGCGAAGCTGCTCGTCGGCGACGGCGGCGGCGCGGACGTCGAGGTGCTGCCCGCGCCGACCATGGAGCCGGGCGAGGAGTTCCCCGCCATCGGCTCGGGTGAGGACCTGGCGGTGCTCGGCTACACCTCCGGCACGTCCGGCACGCCGCGCGGCGCGATGCTGTCGCACCGGGCGCTGCTGGCGAACGTGCGGCAGTGCGCGTCCCTGCGACCCGCCCCCGTGACGCCGGGCGACCGGGTGCTGCTGGCGCTGCCGCTGTTCCACGTCTACGGGCTCGGCCCGGGGCTGCTCCAGGTCGCGGGCGCGGGCGCGACGGCCGTGCTGCTGGAGCGGTTCGACCCGGACGCGGCGCTGACCGCGATCCGCGAGCACCGCGTGACCACGGTGGTCGGCGTGCCCCCGATGTACGCGGCGATCCTGGCCCGGCCGGTGGACCGGCTGCGCGAGGACCTGGCCACGGTCCGCCTCTTCACCTCCGGAGCCGCGCCGCTGGCGGCCGGTCTGCTGGACGCCATGCGCGAGGCGGTCGGCCTGCCTGTCTACGAGGGCTACGGCCTCACCGAGACCGGCCCGGTGCTGACCACGACGCTGGCCGGCGGCGTGCCCAAGGGCGGCTCGGTCGGCCGTGCGCTGCCGGGCGTGGAAGTGCGCCTGGTCGACACCGACGGGCGTCCGCTCGACCAGGACGAGGACGAGCCCGGCACCGGCCTGGTCGCGGCCAAGGGCGACAACCTGTTCAGCGGGTACTGGCCGGACGGCGCGCACGGCCCGGACGCCGACGGCTGGTTCCGCACCGGTGACGTCGGCTACGTGGACGAGGACGGCGACCTGCACCTGGTGGACCGGGCCAACGACCTGATCATCGTCAACGGCTTCAACGTCTACCCGCACGAGGTCGAGCAGGTGCTGGCCGAGTTGGACGGGGTGGCCGAGGCGGCGGCGGTCGGCGTGCCGGACGCGCGGACCGGCGAAACGGTCAAGGTCGTGGTGGTGCCGGTCGAGGGCGCCGAGGTGACCGAGGAGGCGG
- the proC gene encoding pyrroline-5-carboxylate reductase: MTTIAVLGAGKIGEALLSGLLQGGRKADELLFTEKHPDRAAALTAQYGVEGLDVAGAAQRADVLVVAVKPQDIEPLLDELSPVIKPGTLVVSLCAGLPTSLYERRLPDSTPVVRVMPNTPMVVGEAMSAISAGKYATEEHLNLVEELLRTVGQVARVPESQQDAVTALSGSGPAYFFYLVEAMIDAGILLGIPRDLAGRLIIQSAVGAATMLNEGDQHPVILREAVTSPAGTTIMAIRELEKHGVRAAMLAAIEAARDRSVELGRDHEAD; this comes from the coding sequence ATGACGACCATCGCCGTGTTGGGGGCTGGCAAGATCGGTGAGGCCCTGCTGTCCGGGCTCCTGCAAGGGGGGCGCAAGGCCGACGAGCTGCTGTTCACCGAGAAGCACCCGGACCGTGCGGCAGCGTTGACGGCGCAGTACGGCGTGGAGGGCCTCGACGTCGCGGGCGCGGCGCAGCGGGCCGACGTGCTCGTGGTCGCGGTCAAGCCGCAGGACATCGAACCCCTGCTGGACGAGCTGTCACCGGTGATCAAGCCGGGCACGCTGGTCGTGTCCCTGTGCGCGGGCCTCCCGACGTCCCTGTACGAGCGCAGGCTGCCCGACAGCACCCCGGTCGTCCGTGTCATGCCGAACACCCCGATGGTCGTCGGCGAGGCCATGAGCGCCATCTCGGCCGGCAAGTACGCCACCGAGGAGCACCTGAACCTGGTCGAGGAGCTGCTGCGCACCGTCGGCCAGGTGGCGCGCGTCCCGGAGAGCCAGCAGGACGCCGTCACGGCCCTGTCCGGCTCCGGCCCGGCCTACTTCTTCTACCTGGTCGAAGCCATGATCGACGCGGGCATCCTGCTCGGCATCCCGCGCGACCTGGCCGGCCGGCTCATCATCCAGTCGGCGGTCGGCGCGGCCACCATGCTGAACGAGGGCGACCAGCACCCGGTCATCCTCCGCGAGGCCGTCACGTCACCCGCCGGCACCACCATCATGGCCATCCGCGAGCTGGAGAAGCACGGTGTCCGCGCGGCCATGCTGGCGGCCATCGAAGCAGCTCGGGACCGTTCGGTGGAACTGGGACGGGACCACGAGGCGGACTGA
- a CDS encoding lysophospholipid acyltransferase family protein, with amino-acid sequence MDGEEVDAVAEARVIPLHGADREAPRRRRGVAQARPAAVLPEPPDEPSAELTDEPSEESVASEPAAWERHLAELLTFARRRLQGDYEVDEFGFDPDLTDHVLMPPLRPLYEKWFRVETIGMHNVPGEGGALIVANHSGTLPLDATMTAFAVRADHPKRRHLRMLGADLVFKTPVLGALARKSGQTLACNPDAERLLSSGELVGVWPEGFKGIGKPFKDRYKLQRFGRGGFVSAALNTGVPIIPCSIVGAEEIYPKLADIKPLARLLGLPYFPVTPFFPLFGPLGAIPLPSKWYIEFGEPIRTDVYGEHAADDPMLVFNLTDQVRETIQQTLYRLLTQRRNVFLG; translated from the coding sequence GTGGACGGCGAGGAGGTGGACGCGGTGGCAGAGGCACGGGTGATCCCGCTGCACGGTGCGGACCGGGAGGCGCCCCGACGACGACGCGGCGTGGCCCAGGCGCGACCGGCCGCTGTGCTGCCCGAGCCCCCGGACGAGCCCTCGGCCGAACTCACGGACGAGCCGTCCGAGGAATCCGTGGCGTCCGAGCCGGCGGCGTGGGAGCGGCACCTGGCGGAACTGCTGACGTTCGCCCGCAGGCGCCTCCAGGGCGACTACGAGGTGGACGAGTTCGGCTTCGACCCCGACCTGACCGACCACGTCCTGATGCCGCCGCTCCGGCCGCTGTACGAGAAGTGGTTCCGGGTGGAGACGATCGGCATGCACAACGTGCCGGGCGAGGGTGGTGCCCTGATCGTCGCCAACCACTCCGGCACGCTGCCGTTGGACGCGACGATGACGGCGTTCGCGGTGCGGGCGGACCACCCGAAGCGCCGTCACCTGCGGATGTTGGGCGCGGACCTGGTGTTCAAGACGCCGGTGCTGGGTGCGTTGGCGCGCAAGTCGGGGCAGACGCTGGCGTGCAACCCCGATGCGGAACGGCTGCTCAGCTCCGGTGAGCTGGTCGGCGTGTGGCCGGAGGGGTTCAAGGGCATCGGGAAGCCGTTCAAGGACCGGTACAAGCTGCAGCGGTTCGGGCGGGGCGGGTTCGTCTCGGCGGCGCTGAACACCGGCGTGCCGATCATCCCGTGCTCGATCGTGGGTGCGGAGGAGATCTACCCGAAGCTCGCCGACATCAAGCCGCTGGCCCGGTTGCTGGGGCTGCCGTACTTCCCGGTGACGCCGTTCTTCCCGCTTTTCGGGCCGCTGGGGGCCATCCCGTTGCCGTCGAAGTGGTACATCGAGTTCGGTGAGCCGATCCGGACGGACGTGTACGGCGAGCACGCGGCGGATGACCCGATGCTGGTGTTCAACCTGACGGACCAGGTGCGGGAGACCATCCAGCAGACCCTGTACCGGCTGCTCACGCAGCGCCGCAACGTCTTCCTGGGCTGA
- a CDS encoding 30S ribosomal protein bS22: MGSVIKKRRKRMSKKKHRKLLRKTRVQRRKRGK, encoded by the coding sequence ATGGGCTCGGTCATCAAGAAGCGCCGCAAGCGCATGTCGAAGAAGAAGCACCGCAAGTTGCTGCGCAAGACGCGGGTCCAGCGCAGGAAGCGCGGCAAGTAA
- a CDS encoding HAD family hydrolase, producing the protein MVKRRVVEGSAERERLAELAGEASAAAALAVVGPSGSAPTDLTAAAFFDVDNTMMMGASIFHFARGLAARKYFKNSDLAGFAWQQLKFRVGGREDPQSVAASREQALSFVAGRSVAELVSLGEEIYDELMADRIWTGTQALAQMHLDAGQRVWLVTATPVELAQIIAKRLGLTGALGTVSESTDGIYTGRLVGDLLHGRAKAHAVRALAAKEGLDLRRCTAYSDSVNDVPMLSVVGTAVAVNPDSGLRETARKRGWEIRDFRTGRKAAKIGVPSVLGAGALAGAVAATLAYRRRDR; encoded by the coding sequence GTGGTGAAAAGGCGTGTGGTGGAGGGCTCGGCCGAGCGGGAGAGACTTGCCGAGTTGGCCGGTGAGGCTTCGGCCGCTGCCGCGCTGGCGGTGGTCGGCCCCTCTGGGAGCGCGCCCACCGACCTCACCGCGGCGGCTTTCTTCGACGTCGACAACACGATGATGATGGGCGCGTCGATCTTCCACTTCGCCCGTGGGCTCGCCGCGCGCAAGTACTTCAAGAACTCCGACCTGGCCGGGTTCGCGTGGCAGCAGCTCAAGTTCCGGGTCGGTGGGCGGGAGGACCCGCAGAGCGTCGCCGCGTCCCGTGAGCAGGCGTTGTCGTTCGTGGCCGGTCGGTCGGTGGCGGAGTTGGTCTCGCTCGGCGAGGAGATCTACGACGAGCTGATGGCGGACCGGATCTGGACCGGCACGCAGGCGTTGGCGCAGATGCACCTGGACGCCGGGCAGCGGGTGTGGCTGGTGACCGCGACGCCGGTGGAGTTGGCGCAGATCATCGCCAAGCGGCTGGGGCTGACGGGTGCGCTGGGGACGGTGTCGGAGAGCACCGACGGCATCTACACCGGGCGGCTGGTCGGGGACTTGCTGCACGGTCGGGCGAAGGCGCACGCGGTGCGCGCGTTGGCCGCGAAGGAAGGTCTCGACCTGCGGCGGTGCACGGCGTACTCGGACTCGGTGAACGACGTGCCGATGCTGTCGGTGGTCGGCACGGCGGTCGCGGTGAACCCGGACTCGGGGCTGCGGGAAACCGCCCGCAAGCGGGGCTGGGAGATCCGCGACTTCCGCACCGGCCGCAAGGCGGCGAAGATCGGCGTCCCGTCGGTCCTGGGCGCGGGCGCCCTCGCAGGCGCCGTAGCCGCCACCCTCGCCTACCGCCGCCGCGACCGCTGA
- a CDS encoding sigma-70 family RNA polymerase sigma factor codes for MTARARENSVRTIRTLRSRWSAGGQSSTIESVESNAATEPWNLVRAAQGGDTDAFGALYDRYVDVVYRYVLFRVGDRTLAEDVTSETFLRALRSIRSISYQGRDVGAWFVTIARNIVFDHVKSSRYRLEVTTAELADNREVTDGPEQAVLTDATNAELLRCVAQLGEDQRECITLRFIQGLSVAETAARMGRNEGAIKALQHRAVRRLAQLLPTWLR; via the coding sequence ATGACCGCACGGGCACGCGAGAACTCCGTCCGAACGATCCGGACGCTGCGCTCCAGGTGGAGTGCGGGAGGGCAGTCCAGCACGATCGAGAGCGTGGAGAGCAACGCGGCGACCGAGCCGTGGAACCTGGTCCGCGCCGCTCAGGGCGGCGACACGGACGCGTTCGGCGCGCTCTACGACCGCTACGTGGACGTGGTGTACCGGTACGTGCTCTTCCGCGTCGGCGACCGCACGCTCGCGGAGGACGTGACCAGTGAGACGTTCCTGCGCGCGCTCCGCAGCATCAGGTCGATCAGCTATCAGGGCCGCGACGTGGGCGCCTGGTTCGTCACGATCGCGCGGAACATCGTCTTCGACCACGTGAAGTCCAGCCGGTACCGGTTGGAGGTCACGACGGCCGAACTGGCGGACAACCGCGAGGTCACGGACGGTCCCGAGCAGGCGGTCCTCACCGACGCCACGAACGCCGAGCTGCTCCGCTGCGTCGCCCAACTGGGCGAAGACCAGCGGGAATGCATCACCCTTCGGTTCATCCAGGGGTTGTCCGTGGCGGAGACGGCAGCCAGGATGGGCCGCAACGAGGGCGCCATCAAGGCCCTGCAGCACCGAGCGGTGCGCCGGTTGGCCCAACTGCTGCCCACCTGGCTGCGGTGA
- a CDS encoding DUF5667 domain-containing protein: MVGRGITPLWRHRQREQFARAIDAHPDPARPRPDPTRSGSVESEPSAGEFAEELAVVALLRKAAVTSGPDEAVKARMRARVLGATAPPPTKLDQPKEELRRPRAGARGRLAVALAAALCLLLSLTGMSLLLSQDALPGDALYGVKRTAETASLGLTFGEESKGHKRLEFAAARVVELETLVDRYREPSGGPLGGYLTALTDFDADAAAGSRVLAAVGSNSDQRALTELHDWAIAHATRLGELRAALPVEAADRAGTSLDLLDRIAQRASALQARADCVSVTSGQVDQVGPVPAEDECVTQPVVPGMSPELRPSAPDPTSAAAPTTSDGVPGTGTSSGLPSVGVSPSTPSTPSAPTVSTSGPVLPLPTLTLPSLPLPGLGG; the protein is encoded by the coding sequence ATGGTGGGCAGAGGTATCACGCCGCTATGGCGTCACAGGCAGCGCGAGCAGTTCGCCCGCGCGATCGACGCGCATCCCGATCCGGCCCGTCCCCGGCCCGATCCGACCCGATCGGGTTCCGTCGAGTCCGAGCCGTCGGCCGGTGAGTTCGCCGAAGAACTGGCCGTAGTCGCGCTGCTGCGGAAAGCCGCAGTCACGAGCGGCCCCGACGAGGCCGTCAAGGCCCGGATGCGGGCCAGGGTGCTGGGTGCGACCGCGCCGCCGCCGACCAAACTCGACCAGCCCAAGGAAGAGCTGCGACGGCCGCGCGCCGGAGCCCGTGGCCGATTAGCGGTGGCCCTCGCCGCGGCGCTGTGCCTGTTGTTGTCGCTGACCGGGATGAGCCTGTTGCTCAGCCAGGACGCGCTACCGGGTGACGCGCTGTACGGCGTCAAGCGCACCGCCGAGACGGCTTCGCTCGGCCTCACCTTCGGCGAGGAGTCGAAGGGCCACAAGCGCCTGGAGTTCGCCGCCGCGCGCGTCGTGGAGCTGGAGACGCTGGTCGACCGGTACCGCGAGCCCTCCGGCGGGCCGCTCGGCGGCTACCTGACCGCGCTGACCGACTTCGACGCCGACGCCGCGGCCGGTTCCCGCGTGCTGGCCGCGGTCGGGTCGAACTCGGATCAGCGCGCCCTCACGGAGCTGCACGATTGGGCGATCGCGCACGCCACCCGATTGGGCGAACTGCGGGCCGCGCTGCCCGTCGAGGCCGCCGATCGGGCCGGGACGTCGCTGGACCTGCTCGACCGGATCGCCCAGCGCGCGTCGGCGTTGCAGGCACGGGCGGACTGCGTGTCCGTCACGTCGGGTCAGGTCGACCAGGTCGGCCCGGTGCCGGCCGAGGACGAGTGCGTGACGCAGCCCGTGGTCCCCGGCATGTCGCCGGAGCTCCGGCCGTCCGCGCCGGACCCCACGTCCGCCGCCGCGCCCACCACGTCCGACGGTGTGCCCGGCACCGGCACGTCGAGCGGCCTGCCGAGCGTCGGAGTGTCGCCTTCGACGCCGTCCACACCGTCCGCGCCGACCGTCTCGACGAGCGGTCCGGTGCTCCCCCTGCCCACGTTGACGCTCCCGTCGCTGCCCCTGCCCGGCCTCGGCGGCTGA
- a CDS encoding NAD-dependent epimerase/dehydratase family protein, whose translation MAPKVVLVTGCSRFLGGHLAARFAANPDIGRVLGVDTELPSRDLLRRMGRAEFVRADIRNPLIAKVIATAQVDTVVHASVTANPAGPTGRTAMKEMNVIGTMQLLAACQKSPHVRKLVVKSTSAVYGSSSRDPAVFTEDMGPKDLPSSGYAKDAVEVEGYVRGFARRRPDVDVTALRFTNFIGPRIDTVLTRYFALPVVPTVLGYDARVQLLHSEDALAVLERAALHDLPGVYNVGGDGVLMLSQAIRRAGRINLRVPSASVPTVGRLFRSARLVDFSPDQMRFLNWGRVVDTTLLKREFGFTPRWTTQQAFDDYVSGRALRPLIDPEVVASVERGVLDVAARFR comes from the coding sequence ATGGCGCCCAAGGTCGTTCTCGTCACCGGTTGCAGCCGTTTCCTCGGCGGTCACCTCGCCGCGCGCTTCGCCGCGAACCCGGACATCGGCAGGGTGCTCGGCGTCGACACCGAGCTGCCGTCACGTGACCTGCTGCGCCGCATGGGCCGCGCCGAGTTCGTGCGCGCCGACATCCGCAACCCCCTCATCGCCAAGGTCATCGCCACCGCGCAGGTCGACACGGTCGTGCACGCGTCGGTGACGGCGAACCCGGCCGGTCCGACCGGCCGGACCGCGATGAAGGAGATGAACGTCATCGGCACGATGCAGCTGCTGGCCGCGTGCCAGAAGTCGCCGCACGTGCGCAAGCTGGTGGTGAAGTCGACCAGCGCGGTGTACGGGTCGAGTTCGCGTGATCCGGCGGTGTTCACCGAGGACATGGGCCCGAAGGACCTGCCGTCCAGCGGGTACGCCAAGGACGCGGTGGAGGTCGAGGGGTACGTGCGCGGGTTCGCCCGCCGCCGGCCGGACGTCGACGTCACCGCGCTGCGGTTCACCAACTTCATCGGCCCGCGCATCGACACGGTGCTGACCAGGTACTTCGCCCTGCCGGTCGTGCCGACGGTGCTGGGCTACGACGCCAGGGTGCAGTTGTTGCACTCCGAGGACGCGCTGGCCGTGCTGGAACGGGCCGCGCTGCACGACCTGCCCGGCGTGTACAACGTGGGCGGTGACGGCGTGCTGATGCTGTCCCAGGCCATCCGCCGTGCCGGCCGGATCAACCTGCGGGTGCCGAGCGCGTCGGTGCCGACCGTGGGCAGGTTGTTCCGCAGTGCCAGGCTGGTGGACTTCTCCCCGGACCAGATGAGGTTCCTCAACTGGGGCCGGGTGGTGGACACGACGCTGCTCAAGCGGGAGTTCGGCTTCACCCCGAGGTGGACCACGCAGCAGGCGTTCGACGACTACGTGAGCGGGCGCGCCCTGCGTCCGCTGATCGATCCCGAGGTGGTGGCGTCGGTCGAGCGTGGCGTGCTCGACGTGGCCGCCAGGTTCCGTTAG
- a CDS encoding thioesterase family protein, with protein MSFSVASAVRPLGDGTYTASLPAEWTVGPKPHGGFLLALVSRAAVDSARAAVPGADDLAPLAVSTQFLRAPEVGPVLLRTQVRKAGRTATVVTSALEQRGRSCVEAVVTVGRMPNGTPDYVDLPDMAAAPPADAIDLASMGSGGVYKLGSVCDVRLDQEGAGFLTGRVGDPLVLRLWVRPLGERPDPYFALIAGDISMPVTFNLGRFGWSPTVQMTSLLRSHPAPGWLRVRVSCSAVHGQWFDEDAVVIDSAGRLVCQARQLALTPAG; from the coding sequence GTGTCCTTCTCGGTAGCCAGTGCGGTCCGCCCCCTGGGCGACGGCACGTACACCGCGTCCCTGCCCGCCGAGTGGACGGTCGGTCCCAAGCCGCACGGCGGGTTCCTGCTGGCCCTGGTGTCACGTGCGGCGGTGGACAGCGCGCGGGCGGCCGTGCCCGGCGCCGACGACCTCGCGCCGTTGGCGGTGAGCACGCAGTTCCTGCGTGCGCCGGAGGTGGGGCCGGTGCTGCTGCGGACGCAGGTGCGCAAGGCGGGGCGGACGGCGACCGTGGTGACGTCGGCGCTGGAGCAGCGTGGGCGGAGCTGCGTGGAGGCGGTGGTGACGGTCGGGCGGATGCCCAACGGCACGCCGGACTACGTCGACCTGCCGGACATGGCCGCCGCGCCGCCCGCCGACGCGATCGACCTCGCGTCCATGGGGTCGGGGGGCGTGTACAAGCTCGGGTCGGTGTGCGACGTGCGGCTGGACCAGGAGGGCGCCGGGTTCCTGACCGGGCGGGTCGGCGACCCGTTGGTGCTGCGGCTGTGGGTGCGTCCGCTGGGTGAGCGGCCGGATCCGTACTTCGCGCTGATCGCCGGGGACATCTCGATGCCGGTGACGTTCAACCTGGGTCGGTTCGGGTGGTCGCCGACGGTGCAGATGACGTCGTTGCTCCGGTCTCATCCGGCGCCGGGGTGGCTGCGCGTGCGGGTGTCGTGCAGCGCGGTGCACGGGCAGTGGTTCGACGAGGACGCCGTGGTGATCGATTCCGCCGGGCGGCTGGTGTGCCAGGCGCGGCAGCTGGCGTTGACCCCGGCGGGCTGA
- a CDS encoding helix-turn-helix domain-containing protein, which produces MPAEEKSLGQVRFLTVAEVALMMRVSKMTVYRLVHSGELTAVRVGKSFRVPEKAVHEYLRNAYFDAG; this is translated from the coding sequence ATGCCTGCGGAGGAGAAGTCGCTCGGCCAAGTCAGATTCCTGACGGTCGCCGAGGTCGCGCTGATGATGCGTGTGTCGAAGATGACGGTGTACCGGCTGGTTCACTCCGGTGAGCTGACGGCGGTGCGCGTGGGCAAGTCGTTCAGAGTGCCGGAGAAGGCGGTGCACGAGTACCTGCGGAACGCCTACTTCGACGCCGGGTGA